The Polyangiaceae bacterium genomic interval GGAGACCGTCCTCGCCGGCCTCCCCGCCGCGGTGCGCCGCGAGCTCCACGCCAAGGCGCTGCGAGCCTGCGAGAAGCGCTCCGCACCCATCGAAGCCCAAGCCCTGCACGCATACGAAGCACAGGACTCGTTCCAAGCGCTCTTGCTCCTGGAGCAAGTCGCCGAAAGGGCTGCGTCCCGCGGTGACACGGCGACCGAAGTGGAGGCTCTTCGGCGCGGGCTCGAGGTAGCGCGTCGCGAGATCGCCCGCGGTGAGCTCGACGATCCCCTGCGCGCCGTGCTGATCTTCAGCCGCAAGCTCGGCGCGGCGCTGACGCGCGCAGGCAACTTCGCGGATGCCGAAGGCGTGCTGCGAGAGGCGCTGGACATCGCCGGGCCGAGCGGCCCTGACCGCGCCAAGGTGCTCGGAAGCCTTGCCCAGGTCGCGCATGGTCGGCGACGCGGAGACGAAGCCCTGGGTTACATCGATCAGGCCATCGAAACGGCCCGCGAATCGGGGGCCTTTGACCTAGTCAGCGCCTTCAGCGACACGCGACGCGCCTGGGCCTCTTGAAGCCATGACCACGGCAGCGGATGGGGCGGTGCAGCTCGTCGCCCGCTGGGATCTGGACAAGACCTACCTGCGAACCGAGTTCGACACGTTTTCCGACCTGCTGCGCACGGCCGTGGAACGACCGGACCGCAAGAGGAGCGTCCCGGGAGCGGCCGCGCTGCTCCGCGAGATCGGAAAGAGCGGTGCACGCATCCACATCTTGAGCGGAAGCCCGCGCCAAATGCGGGGCCGCCTCGAGGAGAAGCTCCTCATAGACCGCGTGCGCTGGGACGACCTCACGCTGAAGCCCAATCTCGGCAACATGATGCGGCTACGCTTTCGCGCGATGCGGGATCAGCTGGGCTACAAGCTACCCATGTTGCTCGCGGCGCGCGCGCGAGATCAACATGCCTTCGACGCCAACCAGGAGGTGCGCGAAGTGCTGGTCGGCGACGACGCAGAAGCCGACGCTTTCGTGTACTCGCTATACGCGGACGTGTGCGCCGGCAAGGTATCGCGCAGCGAGCTCTCACGCATTCTGACCCGAGGTGAGCTCTACCCGGACCAGGCACAGGCAGCCCTGGCGGCCTTCGACGAGCTCGAACGAGCACCCGTGGTGCGGCGCATCTTGATCCATCTGGATCGCCAGACGCCTCCCAGCAAGTTCGCGGACTACGGCGCTCGTGTCGTTCCGTTCTACAACTACCTGCAAGCCGCCTTCGTCCTGGCCGCCGACGATTGCCTACCCGCCGAAGCCGTGCTGCGGGTGGCTTCGGAGCTGGTCACCCAGCACCGGTTCGACTCCGACGCCCTGGCGCGCAGCTATCAGGAGCTGATGCGCCGTGGTCACTTGAAGGCGGGCGCGCTGCCTCGAGCGCTGCTGACCGCCCAGCGCGCCCTGGATGGGCGCCTCGCCGGGGCGGTGGAGGTGGAGCGGATGTGCGAGGCGTTGGCCGAGTTGCCCGCGGAGACCACTCACCCGGGTCTGGAGCGCCCTGCCCTCGACTATTTGGAGCTCGCGGAGCGGCACCGTGGCGGGAGAAACCGGCACCGGCGCCGCTAATGAAACGCCGAAACGACCACAACCAGCACCGGCCCTTCGGCCGGCCCTGGAAAACCGTCCGCGCTACCGCTAGGGTGAGGTCCCCGTCGGCCAAGGTTGCCGACCGGCCCCATCCTTGATCGAGGCCTCGAGGGCGCACCCCCCGGCCCGAGGAGAGGTTTTCACGTGGACAGCGATCTTGCGGAAGCGGTTTCCGCGCTCAAGGCGGCGTTCGAACGCCGCGCCGTGCCAGCCAACTTCGCCAAAGCCGACCCAGCGCTCGTCGAGAGCTTGCGGGGCCTGCTGCGCATCCCTCGGCGTTACCGTGAGTTCTTACTGCACGCCGATCCAGCGGATGTGGAAACGCGGACGCCTTCCGAGCGCGTGCGCTTGGTTCCGGCCGCTCAGCTTCAAGAGGAGCAAAAGGACTTCGCCCTCACGGATGCCGGAGAGCTGATCGACAAGCCAACGGCCGCGGGTTGGCGTCCGAGCTGGATCATCGTCGGGCACAGTGCGCTCTTGGGTGATCCCTACTTCCTCGACATCTCCAGTCCCGACGCCGAAGGCGACTGTCCTGTGTTCACCGCCATGAGCGGGACGGACCTGTGGAAGCCGCGCCTGTGCGCGTCCAGCTTCGCGCTGTTCGTTCGCATCCTGGCGTTGGGCATGGAGCTGGCAGAAGGGTTCGCGGACGACGACATCGACATGGACGACGAACAGGTGTTTCGGGACACCTTCGGTCCGAAGATCCGCGAATACGACCCTGCAGCCCTGAAGGCGGGTCACTGGACGTGACGTCTTCGTCTCCCTTCTCCGTCGAGGCGGTGGAGGGGACGCCGGAGCTCGAAGCAGCTCTGAAACGGCTGCGCGAGCGCGGGGCCACGGATCTGGCCCGGGTCGAGCCCGCGGTGCGGCAAGTACTGGATGCCGTCCGCGACGGCGGCGATCAGGCCGTGCTCGCGCTGGTGCAGCAGTTCGAAGGGCGGCAGCCCGACCCGTTGTTCGTCAGCGACTACGGGGGTGCGGAAGCCCTCGCGTCGCTCCCAGCTGCCGTCGCCGATGCCCTTCGCGCCGCCGCAGATCGCATCGCTCGCTTCCACCAACGTCAGGCAGAGGAGCTTCGGAGCTTCGTCTACGACGAAGACGGCGTGCGTCTCGGTGCTCGCGTGACGCCGCTGGAACGAGTAGGCGTCTACGCGCCGGGCGGCAAGGCGCGCTATCCGTCCAGCGTGCTGATGAGCGCCGTCGTCGCCCGCGTCGCTGGCGTTCGCCAGATCTTCGTGGCGACACCCAACGCCAGCGCCGAGGTGCGGGCGGCGTGCCACCTGGCGGGAGTCCGCGCCATTCTAGACGCCGGCGGTGCCCAGGCGATCGCCGCGTTGGCCTACGGCACTGAGAGCGTTCCCAAGGTCGACAAGATCGTCGGCCCCGGAAACATCTACGTCGCAGCGGCGAAGCGTCTGGTATTCGGCGAGGTCGCCATCGACAGCATCGCGGGCCCCAGCGAGATCTTGGTCATCGCGGACGAGACCGCAGACGCCGCAATCGTCGCCGCGGACCTCTTGTCCCAGGCGGAGCACGACGAGGCGGCCTACGCCCTGCTGCTGACCACCGAAGCGTCGTTGGTCGCGGCGGTGCGCCGCGAGCTCACGGCCCAGCTGGCCGACCTCCCGCGCCGACCGGTGGCGACGGCGGCGCTGCGAGACAACGGGATGGCCTTGGTCGTGTCCACTCGGGAGCGCTTGGCCGAGGTCGCCAATCTCCTTGCCGCGGAGCATGTGGCGCTTCACGTGCGGGACCCACGCGCCTTGGCGGACCAGATCGAGCGCGCCGGCGCGCTGTTCATCGGGCCGAACACCCCAGAGGCCGCCGGCGACTATCTGGCCGGCCCCTCCCACGTCCTGCCCACTGGGGGCGCCGCGCGCTTTGCCGCGCCCCTCGGCGTCTACGACTTCGTCTCGCGCAGCTCCGTCATCGAGTACACCGCGGAGGCCCTCTCGGCCCATGGGCCCGCCATCGAGGCCTTGGCTGAGGCAGAAGGCCTCGGCGGCCACGCCCGCGCCGTCAGCATCCGGACGCGTCGAACCTCGTAACGCGTCGCGTAACGCAGCGCGTCACACTGACGTCACATCCTCGTTGCCAGTTAGAGGTCTAACGGCTAGGGTGCGCGCCGCCTTCCCGGCCGGTGAGCACCACGCCAAAACGGGCTGTTTCTGAGGGGAAACGTTCTGGCTCGGCTCTTGCCTATACCGCGACGGCTTCGACTTTGTCCTCGGGAACACGGTGTCGCGGCGACGCCCCCCGAGCGACAAAAAGCGACCGAACAAGCACTGAGATCTTGAAGGAGAACGGCATGAACTCGAGATGGACGAGAAGGCTCATTGCGGGCCTTGGACTCATCGCGCTGAACGCGGTGGGCTGCGCCCAGGAGCGTGAGCCCATCAACCAGGTTCAGGCGGACGCCCTGTCCAAGGAGTTCTTCGTCGGGAAGATTTCGGATCCGTCTGACGATCCGATCTTCTACTGGCGGAACTTCGTGGTGGATGGCTCCGAGGCCCAATCGATGGTGGGCATCGGGTCCTGGGGCGGTGTGGACCGCATCAAGTGGGAAATCACCGAGAACATGCTGATCGCCCGCAGGGCGTACAACATCGCGGGTGACAACAAGGGTGATCCCGGGAAGACCAACGGCTCAATCGTCGCCGCCTACCCGATCACCAAGCACTTCGACATCAAGCGTGCCTACAACCCGCAGACGGGCGAGGACCTGAACGTCGTCACCGAGAACACGACGGATCGAGTCTGGT includes:
- a CDS encoding SMI1/KNR4 family protein — protein: MPANFAKADPALVESLRGLLRIPRRYREFLLHADPADVETRTPSERVRLVPAAQLQEEQKDFALTDAGELIDKPTAAGWRPSWIIVGHSALLGDPYFLDISSPDAEGDCPVFTAMSGTDLWKPRLCASSFALFVRILALGMELAEGFADDDIDMDDEQVFRDTFGPKIREYDPAALKAGHWT
- the hisD gene encoding histidinol dehydrogenase; this translates as MRPCSPEGGSLDVTSSSPFSVEAVEGTPELEAALKRLRERGATDLARVEPAVRQVLDAVRDGGDQAVLALVQQFEGRQPDPLFVSDYGGAEALASLPAAVADALRAAADRIARFHQRQAEELRSFVYDEDGVRLGARVTPLERVGVYAPGGKARYPSSVLMSAVVARVAGVRQIFVATPNASAEVRAACHLAGVRAILDAGGAQAIAALAYGTESVPKVDKIVGPGNIYVAAAKRLVFGEVAIDSIAGPSEILVIADETADAAIVAADLLSQAEHDEAAYALLLTTEASLVAAVRRELTAQLADLPRRPVATAALRDNGMALVVSTRERLAEVANLLAAEHVALHVRDPRALADQIERAGALFIGPNTPEAAGDYLAGPSHVLPTGGAARFAAPLGVYDFVSRSSVIEYTAEALSAHGPAIEALAEAEGLGGHARAVSIRTRRTS